ATCGTGGGTGAGAAAGGCATCGTCCGCAAAAAGGGGCCTTATTTCCAGACCCCGTCACAGTTTGCCAAAAGCCATATGTTCTGTATCCTGTGGGCAAGTGAATACATCTGCGTTCCTCCCTACCGGGTACTTCGCCATTATCTAAATTTTTTTATTCTTTTTCATATTCTGGAAGGGGAACTTCTTTTCGAGTACCGGGGACAAAATTTCACAGCGCGCTCCGGTGACATTGTGCTGCTGGACTGTCATGTGCGCAACCACTACTGGACGGAAAAACGGGTGAAATTCCAGTACTTCCATTTCAGCGGCAATATCTCACAGGAATTCTGCGACATGCTGTATGAGCAGCACGGCGCTCTGTTCTCCGGAGCATCCGATGCCTCTCTGCTCTGTAACTATCTTATGAAAGAATTAAGCGGAGGCCGCCCGAATGACCATAAGCTTTCCAGCATGATCTATAATCTGCTCAGTACCCTCGCCTCCCATGAAGCCAAAATTTCAAGTCCGCCGATCGCTGATGCCCAGCAGTATATCCTGAATCATTTTCACGAACCGCTGAATGTAGAAGATATCGCCCGGCATGCCGCTCTGAGCAAGTTTCATTTTTCACGGCTCTTCCGGGAAGAGACAGGCTTTTCTCCCCACGAGTACCTGTTTAATGTACGGATGCATCATGCGCGTGAGCTTCTGAGCAACACCGGTGAGACTGTGGACAGCATCGCCGCACAGTGCGGCTTCTCCAATACTTCAAATTTTATCCGGGCATTTAAAAAGGACGTCGAAGTGACGCCCGCCATGTTCCGGAAATTCTTTGATCCCGCCGGATTTAAGATGTAAAATTCAGGGAGCGCCCGTTTTGCACTCCCTGACTGAAAATATTCTTATTTTGCAGATTTTGCACGGACCACGTCCAGCAGTACCGCCACGATCATGATGATGCCTTCCGCCACCTTCTGCATGTAGCCGCTGACGTTCATCAGGTCCATCCCGTTTGTCAGCACGCCGACTACCAGGATACCGCAGGTCATGCCGTAGATGCTTCCGATTCCGCCGTTCAGGCTGACACCGCCGATGACGCAGCCTGTGATTGCCTTCATCTCGTACGTCTCGCCGAGAGCAGCGTTTCCGGACGCCACACGCGCCGTCAGGATTACGCCTGCGATCGCCGCCATCACCCCCGCATACAGATACGTGAACAGTTTGACACGTTTTGCATTCACGCCCGATACTACTGCCGCCTGGGCATTTCCGCCGATCGCATAGATATGGCGTCCCAGACGCGTATACTTCATGATATACCAGGTAACCAACCCCAGAATGATCAGAATGATCACCGGAATCGGCACGATACCGATGCTCCCTCCGCCTACGTTAGTGAACTTCTCAGACAACCCGCTGATCGGTTTTCCGTTCGCGATGTACAGTGCGAGCCCCCTCAGCAGCGTCTGTGTGCCCAGCGTCGCGATGAACGCCGGCAGGCTGCAGTAAGCGATCAGAAACCCGTTGACAAAGCCGACGGCAAGTCCTACCGCGACCGCGATCAAAAGCGGCAGCCCTACTCCGCGCTCTGTCCCTGTGATTGCCATTGTCGACAGGATCGACGTCAAACCGATGACCGAACCCGGCGACAGGTCGAAATCCCCGCCGATCAGGGTGACCATCGCACCGTAGCCCACGATCGCATAGAACGTCACCTGGCGCACGATATTGATCAGGTTCCGGTATGTCAGGAACGTATCTGTCATAAATGTCAGCAGGATAACCATCAAAAGCAGGATCAGAAGCACCCCCGCCCTGCCGTATATGTACAGCGCTTTTTCTTTCATTGTTTTATCTTTCATGGAATCTTTCTCCTTTCCCCACACCCACGTTATTCTGTGATCCCGGATGCATACCGCATGATATTCTCCTGGGTCGCCTCGCTGCGCACCACTTCCCCGGTGATCCTTCCCTCGTACATGACCATGATCCGGTCACTCATGCCGATGACCTCCGGCAGCTCCGAGGAGATCAGGATGACCGCCACGCCCTGCTGTGCCAGACGGCTGATCATCTTATGGATCTCCGACTTGCTGCCCACGTCGATCCCGCGGGTAGGCTCATCCAGGATGATGATGTCCGGCTCCGTCATCAGCCAGCGGGCAATCAGCACCTTCTGCTGGTTTCCTCCGCTTAAATTCCCGATGATCTGGGATGCACCCGGTGTCTTTACCGCATATTTCTCGATCTGCTCCTGGCACAGCCTCTTCTCTTTGGAAATGCTGATCTTCCCAAAGCCGCTGACCGCCTGGTTATAATTACAGACCATGATGTTGTCCCCCACCGACAGCGGCAGGAAGCATCCGCTGCCCCTGCGGTCCTCCGTCAGGAACGCAATCTTATGTTTCATCGCCTCTTTCGGCGAATGCATCTGCACTTCTTTCCCGTCGATCCGGATGCTCCCGGATTCCATCTTCCGGATCCCGAACAGGGTCTCCATGACTTCCGTCCTGCCCGCACCCATCAGGCCGGCAAATCCCAGGATTTCACCCTTATGGACCTTGAAACTGATGTCATGCAGCAGGCCTTTGACGTCCATGCCTGTGACCTCCAGCTTTACATCCCCGATCTCGGCGTCCTCCTTCGGGAACATGTTGGTGATCTCGCGGCCCACCATCAGCTTTACCAGGTCTTCCTGTGTGATATCCTTCACATCATAGGTTCCCACATACGTGCCGTCCCGCATCACGGTGATCTCGTCGGAGATCTGGAACACCTCGTCCATCTTATGAGTGATGAAGATAAAGGCAATGCCCTTCTTCTTCAGGTTATTGACCAGCCGGAACAGATGCTGGCATTCCTTCTCGGTAATGGATGAGGTCGGCTCGTCCATGATAATCAGTTTTGAATGATAGGAGATCGCCTTGGCGATCTCGATCATCTGCATCTTCGCGGTCGACAGCGTCCCGACCAGCGCGTGCGGGTCAATGTCCGTCATCTCCAGCTCCTCAAACAGTTTCCGGGTATCCTCCGTGATCTTCTTGTGGTCGACCATCACGCCCCTGATCTTATATGGCTCCCTCCCGACAAAGATGTTCTCACAGACCTTCATGGTCCTGATCGGGTTGAGTTCCTGGAAGATCATCGTGATCCCGGCGTGCAGAACGTTCGTGATGGAGCTGGTGTCCAGGTCCTTTCCCTGCCATTTGATGCTCCCTTCCGTCTTCGTGTAGACGCCGGTCAGGATCTTCATCAGCGTCGATTTCCCGGCGCCGTTTTCTCCCATCAGGGCATGCACCGTGCCCTCTTTGATCGTCAGGGATACGTCATCCAGGGCGACTACGCCCGGAAAAACCTTCCGAATATGTTCCATCTGTAATAACGGTGTATTGCTCATGTGCCTTCCCCCTAAAGCTAACTTCCTGTTCTTCGTGTTCCGATAAAGAGGGAAGGGAGCAGGAACACTCCCTTCCTCATCTTGACTGATCATATCGTTGTTATGGCCTACTGTCCGGTGACAATCTCAAGGTATTCGTCTGCTTTTTCTGCTGTCACCAGCTCATACGGCACGTCCACGTACTCTTCCACTGTTTCCCCGTTCACCAGCTTGATTGCGGAGACAACCCCCTGATAGCCCTGTTCGTAGCCGTTCTGGAATACAGTCATGGACATATCACCGCTCTTAATCATGTTCAGCGCATCCTCTGTCGCGTCGATGCCGCAGACCAGAACACCCTCCACGCCATTCTCCTTGAGGACCTTGGCTGCACCAATCGCCATCTCATCATTGTTAGCGATCACTGCGGAGAGGTCAAGCCCTGAGTTCAGCCAGTTTTCCATCTTCTGCATTGCCTCGTCGCGCATCCAGCCGGCTTCCTGTTCGGATGCCACTTCAATCTTATCATTAACTGCCATCGCCTCTTTTGCACCCTCTGTCCTCTGTGTGGATGCCTGTACCGTCATCTCACCCATCAGGATACCGACTTTTCCGCCTTCCGGCAGGTTTTCCGCCACAAACTCACCCTGCAGCTGTCCGGAATACTTATGGTCAGATCCTACATACACGTCACAGCCCGCATTACTCTCAGAGTTGACAACGATGAATGGAATGCCCGCTTCCTCACATGCCTTTTTCATCGGCTCACACGCATCAGAATCAACCGGTTTTACGACGACTGCATCAGCACCCGCGTTGATGAAATTCTCCACCTGCTGCAGCTGTTTTGCCGTATCAAACTCTGCATCCTGAACCGTAACCTTGGCGCCGTTGTCTGCAGCTGCGGTCTCCACTCCCTTGACTACGTTAGCCATAAAGTCACTCAGGTAATCTCCGGAAAAACCGATTTCAATATCCCCCTCGGCTTCTCCAACATCTTCAGCGGAAGCCTCATCTGCCGCTGCTGATTCCGCTGACTTCTCCGACTTGCCGCCGCATCCTGCGAGTGTGCTCACCATCATTGTCCCAATCAGTAACCATGCCAGTCTCTTTTTCATGAAAAAAATCCTCCTTCACCTTTTCCTGTGGAAATTCATGTTTTTCTATAAAAACATCGCGTGATGCTTCTAACATATTTTTATAATGATCTTTTATTGCTGTTTGAATATTAATATAATTTTATATTTTTTTGTCATTTTTCTCAATTTTTTATCTCTGTTTTTATGATTTTTGTTGATTGTGTATCTCTGTAATTTATAATATAATAAGTTTATGTTGTTTTCACTAGCTAATGCTGCTCTTCAATATACATATATTGCTGCAAGGAGGATTCACAATGTCAATTGAAAAAATTCAGGAAGATGCCGTCATACCCGTGGAACCCGGAATACTCCAGAAAAAAGGCGGCGGGTTTCACTCGCCGTCACAGTTTGCCCGCCAGAACCTGTTCTGCGTATTGTGGGGAGATGAGTACGTCTGTGATGTACCGTACAAGGTCAGACGGAATTATCTGGATACCCTTGTCTTATTCCGTATTGTGGACGGAGGGATGTTTTTCGAATACCGTGAAAAATCCTTTACCGCCACTTCCGGCGATGTTGTATTTCTCGATGCACGGTTCCCGCATTATTACAGGGCACTCGGACCGCTCCGTCTTCAGACATACATGATTACCGGCAACTGTTCTCAGGCATATTTTGATATGCTTTACAGACAACACGGGGTCCACTTTTTAAACCGTGCCAAAACCTCTTTTTTATTTAATTATCTTCAGGATGAGATTTCCGGCGATTTTCCGAACGATCACAAGCTTTCTTTTCTCGTTCACAATATCTTAAGCGTTCTGACACTGCAGGAATCTTCCGCTGTGAGCGCCCCGGTCGCAAAAGCCCAGGAATACATGCTGAGCCATTATCATGAACCGATCAGTCTGTCGGACATTGCTGATCACGCCTCGCTAAGCCAGTATCATTTCTCCCGTGTGTTTAAGAATGAGACCGGCTGCGCTCCATATGAACATCTGACCGGCATCCGGATCCGCCACGCCAAACAGCTGCTGACAGAAACGAGGAGTACGATAGAAGTCATTGCGATACAATGTGGTTTCTCCAGCTCCTCACATTTTATCCGGACCTTTAAAAAAATCACAGGTACGACGCCCGCCATGTTTCGCAAGTTCTTTGACCCGGAAGGGTTTCAGCCATAAAAGCAAAAAAGCTGCTTATCCAGCCAACACTGTGCCTGCCGCCAGACACATAACATATGGTTAGATAAGCAGCTTTCCTGTTATAGTAATAAATGATTTTAAATATCAAGCGCAGCGTGATATCCCTGATAGACTGCCGTCGTGATTGTGGAGGGGCGCACACAGTCACCGATCTGCGCGATATAAGGCGCTGTTCCCAGAAGACTGTCCGCGACTTCCCTGCGCGCCCGCTGACCGGCTGCACAGATGACCGTTTTTCCCGGAACCAGTTCTTCTTTTCCTTCCGGATTCAGACAAATGACGCCCTCCCGGGTCACACGCAGCCCCCGGTATCCCGTACAGAGCCTTACATTTTTGTCTGCCAGTTCCGTCAGGAGAATCGGACGGTGTCTGATATTGGCATCCACGGCAACCTCATCCCGCATCTCCACGACAGTCACGCACTTTCCTTCCTGAGCCAGATGAATTGCCGCTTCACATCCTGCCAGTCCGCCTCCGAGCACGACAACTTCATCCTCCACCTGATCCTGCTTCAGATAATAGTCATTGACAACGACAACTTGACTGCCGTCCAGCCCTTCCACCGGAGGAATCAGCGGGGCGGAGCCCACCGCAATGATCAGCGCATCCACATTCTCCCGGTCCACGTACTCCCGGGTCACCTCCGTGTTAAGACGAATCTCAACTCCCGCGTCACGTGCCAGCTTCTCAAGGGTGACTCCCAGCTCGTACATCTCATGCTTAAACGGGATTGCCTCTTCCCCTTTTAGAATGCCTCCTGTCCGGTCTTCCTTCTCGCACAGAATGACTTCATGACCTCTCTGTGCGGCCGTCAGCGCCGCCTTCAGCCCGCCGGGTCCGCCTCCCGCCACCAGGACTTTTTTTCTGTTCGCTGCGGGCAGTACTTCCGTGCCGTCCAGCTCCCGCCCGATCAGCGGGTTGACCGTACACCGTCTCGTCGAGGTCACCGCACGTTCCGCCATACAGGTAAAACACCGCAGGCATTTTACAATGTCTTCATCCCTGTTAGCCATCACCTTACGCGGCAGCTCATGATCCGCGAGCAGGGCCCTCGCCATCTCCACCACGTCGGCTTTCCCGGACGCGATAATCTCTTCCATCATCGCCGGATCGTTCAGCCCCCCCAGCGTCGCGACAGGCACGCTCACATGCTTCTTGATCTCCTCCGCGAGATAGACGTTGCAGCCGTGCGGCCGGAACATCGACGGATGTGTCACTGAGAACCCCCGCTGGTATGTGCCGGCGGATATGTGCAGAAGCTCCACGCGGCTCTCCAGCTGTTTTGCGATCTCTACACCTTCCTCCAGGTCATAACCGCCCTCGAACAGCTCTGAGCCGCTCATCCTGAATTCGATCGGGAAGCCCGGTCCGACTGCCTTTCGCACGCTGTCGAGAACTTCTTTCGCAAACCGAACCCGGTTTTCGAGCGGACCGCCGTACTCATCGGTCCTGTGGTTGAAATACGGTGACAGGAACTGGTTGATCAGCCAGCCATGTCCTCCGTGTACCATCACCATCTCAAAGCCCGCCCGCTTTGCCAGCTCCGCACAGTGTCCGTAGGCGGCCGCGATGTCCGCAAGCTGTTCTTTCGTCAGTTCCTTCACTTCCAGGCCGTCCGGCCGTACGCCGGCGCTTGGACCATACTGCGCCAGTCCTCTCTTCCTGTCCTTGTCTGTCAGATACGTTCCCGCATACTGACCGGAATGCGACAGCTCCACGCTGGCGATTGCGCCATGTCTGCGGATGGCATCTGCTGTGTATGTAAATCCTGACAGAGAGCCCGGCGTCGCCAGATCCAGGTGAAAGGCATGGGAGCCGTCCGTCTCCGGGTGCACCATGCATTCGCTGACTGTAACCGCTCCGGCACCTCCTTTGGCTCTGAGTTCATAGAAACCTGTTGACCCTCTTCCGATACAGCAGTCCGCCGTGATGTCCGTGCCGCCCATCGGCGCGGAGAACATACGATTTCGGAACGTGACATTTCCCAGCCTGATGGGTTTACATAAATTCGGATATTTATAATTCATTGTTTTCCTCCTCGATATTCTGTGTTCTGATTCCAGCATAACAAAAAAAGGCGGCGCGGACTATCAATAATCCTCTGCCACCTTACAACGATTTGTTAGATACTGCTGAAACTCCCGGACATTGGGATACCGGGCGCTCTTTTTATTCCAGATCTGATAAATATCCCACGTGATCCGTTCCCGAAGCGGTATGACCCGCACTCCGTCCATCCGAAAATGTTCCGTGGAAAAATCGATCACCACACCGATGCCGACACCTCCCTTGCAGAGCTGATACAAAAAGCTGCTGTCCACCGTCTTTGCTGCAATATCCGGTTCGAACCCTTTCGCCCTGCAGACCCCCGCAAACGTGTGATAAATCTCAAACTGTTCGTTCAAGATAATGATGCGCTCGCCACGCAGTTCATCAATGCCGATCTCACTGCGCTCATACAGCGGATGTCCCCGGTAAACGATCAGCCGGATTGCACGGCTCGCCAGCTTCATCTCCTGCACCTCCGGCAGCCTGGTATGTCCGACTACGATCCCCACCTCCGCCTGCATCGACGCAATCTTCTCCTTGACGTCCTGGTTGGATTCCTCCACCCATTCCACCTCGATCCCGGAATGTCCCCGTATAAAATCCATCAAAAGCTCGAAAGAAAGCGCGTTCAGCACACCTCTCGCACACGCAAGCCGAAGCGTATTATCCTTGACCGTCAGCTGATAGATCCCGTGCCGGATTTCCTCATACTGCCGGATAATCTCTTCCGCCTTCTCATACAGAAAAACCGCGCTCTCCGTGGGGCGGACTCCTTTCTTGCTCCGTTCAAACAGAGTTGTCTTAAGCTCCTCCTCCAGCTTCAGGATGATCTTGCTCAGGCCCTGAGAGGAGATAAACAGTTTGCCCGCCGCACGGTTAATGCTCCTATCCTCATATACCACATGAAAATACTGCAAATCCTTAATATCCATCTGCTTATCTCTGACCCGTCTCTCTTTTAAACTTATCAACATATGCATCCTGAAGTTTCCTGAGGAGTCCAGACGCCCTTCCTCCGACAGCCCGTCCATCCAGCTTCGATACCCGGTTGCACAATG
The Ruminococcus gauvreauii genome window above contains:
- a CDS encoding oxidoreductase, translating into MNYKYPNLCKPIRLGNVTFRNRMFSAPMGGTDITADCCIGRGSTGFYELRAKGGAGAVTVSECMVHPETDGSHAFHLDLATPGSLSGFTYTADAIRRHGAIASVELSHSGQYAGTYLTDKDRKRGLAQYGPSAGVRPDGLEVKELTKEQLADIAAAYGHCAELAKRAGFEMVMVHGGHGWLINQFLSPYFNHRTDEYGGPLENRVRFAKEVLDSVRKAVGPGFPIEFRMSGSELFEGGYDLEEGVEIAKQLESRVELLHISAGTYQRGFSVTHPSMFRPHGCNVYLAEEIKKHVSVPVATLGGLNDPAMMEEIIASGKADVVEMARALLADHELPRKVMANRDEDIVKCLRCFTCMAERAVTSTRRCTVNPLIGRELDGTEVLPAANRKKVLVAGGGPGGLKAALTAAQRGHEVILCEKEDRTGGILKGEEAIPFKHEMYELGVTLEKLARDAGVEIRLNTEVTREYVDRENVDALIIAVGSAPLIPPVEGLDGSQVVVVNDYYLKQDQVEDEVVVLGGGLAGCEAAIHLAQEGKCVTVVEMRDEVAVDANIRHRPILLTELADKNVRLCTGYRGLRVTREGVICLNPEGKEELVPGKTVICAAGQRARREVADSLLGTAPYIAQIGDCVRPSTITTAVYQGYHAALDI
- a CDS encoding substrate-binding domain-containing protein, which produces MKKRLAWLLIGTMMVSTLAGCGGKSEKSAESAAADEASAEDVGEAEGDIEIGFSGDYLSDFMANVVKGVETAAADNGAKVTVQDAEFDTAKQLQQVENFINAGADAVVVKPVDSDACEPMKKACEEAGIPFIVVNSESNAGCDVYVGSDHKYSGQLQGEFVAENLPEGGKVGILMGEMTVQASTQRTEGAKEAMAVNDKIEVASEQEAGWMRDEAMQKMENWLNSGLDLSAVIANNDEMAIGAAKVLKENGVEGVLVCGIDATEDALNMIKSGDMSMTVFQNGYEQGYQGVVSAIKLVNGETVEEYVDVPYELVTAEKADEYLEIVTGQ
- a CDS encoding ABC transporter permease, which gives rise to MKDKTMKEKALYIYGRAGVLLILLLMVILLTFMTDTFLTYRNLINIVRQVTFYAIVGYGAMVTLIGGDFDLSPGSVIGLTSILSTMAITGTERGVGLPLLIAVAVGLAVGFVNGFLIAYCSLPAFIATLGTQTLLRGLALYIANGKPISGLSEKFTNVGGGSIGIVPIPVIILIILGLVTWYIMKYTRLGRHIYAIGGNAQAAVVSGVNAKRVKLFTYLYAGVMAAIAGVILTARVASGNAALGETYEMKAITGCVIGGVSLNGGIGSIYGMTCGILVVGVLTNGMDLMNVSGYMQKVAEGIIMIVAVLLDVVRAKSAK
- a CDS encoding AraC family transcriptional regulator; protein product: MEIKKIPDEGLIVGEKGIVRKKGPYFQTPSQFAKSHMFCILWASEYICVPPYRVLRHYLNFFILFHILEGELLFEYRGQNFTARSGDIVLLDCHVRNHYWTEKRVKFQYFHFSGNISQEFCDMLYEQHGALFSGASDASLLCNYLMKELSGGRPNDHKLSSMIYNLLSTLASHEAKISSPPIADAQQYILNHFHEPLNVEDIARHAALSKFHFSRLFREETGFSPHEYLFNVRMHHARELLSNTGETVDSIAAQCGFSNTSNFIRAFKKDVEVTPAMFRKFFDPAGFKM
- a CDS encoding AraC family transcriptional regulator yields the protein MSIEKIQEDAVIPVEPGILQKKGGGFHSPSQFARQNLFCVLWGDEYVCDVPYKVRRNYLDTLVLFRIVDGGMFFEYREKSFTATSGDVVFLDARFPHYYRALGPLRLQTYMITGNCSQAYFDMLYRQHGVHFLNRAKTSFLFNYLQDEISGDFPNDHKLSFLVHNILSVLTLQESSAVSAPVAKAQEYMLSHYHEPISLSDIADHASLSQYHFSRVFKNETGCAPYEHLTGIRIRHAKQLLTETRSTIEVIAIQCGFSSSSHFIRTFKKITGTTPAMFRKFFDPEGFQP
- a CDS encoding LysR family transcriptional regulator; protein product: MLISLKERRVRDKQMDIKDLQYFHVVYEDRSINRAAGKLFISSQGLSKIILKLEEELKTTLFERSKKGVRPTESAVFLYEKAEEIIRQYEEIRHGIYQLTVKDNTLRLACARGVLNALSFELLMDFIRGHSGIEVEWVEESNQDVKEKIASMQAEVGIVVGHTRLPEVQEMKLASRAIRLIVYRGHPLYERSEIGIDELRGERIIILNEQFEIYHTFAGVCRAKGFEPDIAAKTVDSSFLYQLCKGGVGIGVVIDFSTEHFRMDGVRVIPLRERITWDIYQIWNKKSARYPNVREFQQYLTNRCKVAEDY
- a CDS encoding sugar ABC transporter ATP-binding protein, yielding MSNTPLLQMEHIRKVFPGVVALDDVSLTIKEGTVHALMGENGAGKSTLMKILTGVYTKTEGSIKWQGKDLDTSSITNVLHAGITMIFQELNPIRTMKVCENIFVGREPYKIRGVMVDHKKITEDTRKLFEELEMTDIDPHALVGTLSTAKMQMIEIAKAISYHSKLIIMDEPTSSITEKECQHLFRLVNNLKKKGIAFIFITHKMDEVFQISDEITVMRDGTYVGTYDVKDITQEDLVKLMVGREITNMFPKEDAEIGDVKLEVTGMDVKGLLHDISFKVHKGEILGFAGLMGAGRTEVMETLFGIRKMESGSIRIDGKEVQMHSPKEAMKHKIAFLTEDRRGSGCFLPLSVGDNIMVCNYNQAVSGFGKISISKEKRLCQEQIEKYAVKTPGASQIIGNLSGGNQQKVLIARWLMTEPDIIILDEPTRGIDVGSKSEIHKMISRLAQQGVAVILISSELPEVIGMSDRIMVMYEGRITGEVVRSEATQENIMRYASGITE